One Nocardioides aromaticivorans genomic window carries:
- a CDS encoding AAA family ATPase — protein sequence MTDLTKDAPPPPPPAGGSGDDALRERLLAVRQEVAKAVVGQDAAVSGLLVALLCGGHVLMEGVPGTAKTLLVRTLAQSLSVQTRRVQFTPDLMPGDITGSLVIDSTAGELSFREGPIFTNLLLADEINRTPPKTQSALLEAMEEGQVSADGVTRPLPRPFLVAATQNPVEFEGTYPLPEAQLDRFLLKVVLPIPPRDDEVTILSRHAAGFDPRDVAGAGVRAVASGEDIAAAQAAVRTVQVSPEVAAYIVDIARATRQSPSLSLGVSPRGATALLRAARAWAWLSGRDFVTPDDVKALAQAALVHRLGLRPEAELEGVDVAQVLASAIASVPVPR from the coding sequence ATGACCGATCTGACCAAGGACGCCCCGCCGCCGCCCCCGCCGGCCGGCGGCAGTGGTGACGACGCGCTCCGGGAGCGGCTGCTCGCCGTACGCCAGGAGGTCGCGAAGGCCGTGGTCGGCCAGGACGCCGCCGTGTCCGGCCTGCTCGTGGCGCTGCTGTGCGGCGGCCACGTGCTGATGGAGGGCGTGCCCGGCACCGCGAAGACCCTGCTCGTGCGCACCCTCGCGCAGAGCCTGTCGGTGCAGACCCGCCGGGTGCAGTTCACCCCCGACCTGATGCCCGGCGACATCACCGGCTCGCTCGTCATCGACTCGACCGCGGGTGAGCTGTCCTTCCGCGAGGGACCGATCTTCACCAACCTGCTGCTCGCCGACGAGATCAACCGCACGCCCCCGAAGACCCAGTCGGCGCTGCTCGAGGCGATGGAGGAGGGCCAGGTCTCGGCCGATGGCGTCACCCGCCCGCTCCCGCGCCCGTTCCTGGTCGCGGCCACGCAGAACCCGGTCGAGTTCGAGGGCACCTACCCGCTGCCGGAGGCGCAGCTGGACCGGTTCCTGCTCAAGGTCGTGCTGCCGATCCCGCCGCGCGACGACGAGGTCACCATCCTCAGCCGGCACGCCGCGGGCTTCGACCCGCGCGACGTCGCCGGTGCCGGGGTCCGGGCCGTCGCGAGCGGCGAGGACATCGCGGCGGCGCAGGCGGCGGTGCGGACGGTGCAGGTCTCCCCCGAGGTGGCGGCGTACATCGTCGACATCGCGCGGGCGACCCGGCAGTCGCCGAGCCTGTCGCTGGGCGTCAGCCCGCGTGGCGCGACGGCACTGCTGCGCGCGGCGCGGGCGTGGGCGTGGCTGTCGGGTCGCGACTTCGTGACCCCCGACGACGTGAAGGCGCTCGCCCAGGCGGCGCTCGTGCACCGGCTCGGGCTCCGTCCCGAGGCGGAGCTCGAGGGCGTCGACGTCGCGCAGGTGCTGGCCTCGGCCATCGCCTCGGTG
- a CDS encoding DUF4350 domain-containing protein, producing the protein MSRRGPGRSWLLVGLALVAAVVVAVWSTRGNEEFPIPLDPRNPGPDGAQAVAEVLADQGVDVIIARSADELEEERVDAATTVLVTDTASLSPRTLDRLREHARAGRVVLVDPSYTLAQEIDDDLHATTAFPDEVDADCTGGDGPAGTDLSGLRIEADQVTVFSDDGATLDGARCFATGGGAVVAESKAQDLVLFGAGEALTNDQVLRADNAAVALRLAGASERLVWYVPDPTDAGADETVSLRSLIPRWIVPGMWLGLLALLGLLLWRVRRLGPLSTEPLPVVVRAVETARSRGRMYRRSGDRAHAAGALRRAARADVAARLGLDRRASAAEVVDATARHTGAPPSQVATLLDDTTYTPATDQDLVALAQELARLRREVRRG; encoded by the coding sequence ATGAGCCGGAGGGGACCGGGCCGCAGCTGGCTGCTGGTCGGCCTGGCGCTCGTCGCCGCCGTCGTCGTGGCCGTGTGGTCGACGCGGGGCAACGAGGAGTTCCCGATCCCGCTCGACCCCCGCAACCCGGGCCCGGACGGCGCTCAGGCGGTGGCCGAGGTCCTCGCGGACCAGGGCGTCGACGTCATCATCGCCCGCTCGGCCGACGAGCTCGAGGAGGAACGGGTCGACGCCGCCACGACCGTGCTGGTGACCGACACCGCGTCGCTCTCGCCCCGCACCCTGGACCGGCTCCGGGAGCACGCGCGGGCGGGCCGGGTCGTGCTGGTGGATCCGTCGTACACGCTCGCCCAGGAGATCGACGACGACCTGCACGCCACGACGGCCTTCCCCGACGAGGTGGACGCCGACTGCACCGGCGGCGACGGCCCGGCCGGCACCGACCTGTCCGGGCTGCGGATCGAGGCCGACCAGGTGACCGTCTTCAGCGACGACGGCGCGACGCTCGACGGCGCCCGGTGCTTCGCCACCGGCGGCGGCGCGGTCGTGGCGGAGTCGAAGGCGCAGGACCTCGTGCTCTTCGGCGCCGGCGAGGCGCTCACCAACGACCAGGTCCTCCGCGCCGACAACGCCGCCGTCGCGCTGCGCCTGGCGGGCGCGAGCGAGCGGCTGGTCTGGTACGTCCCCGACCCGACCGACGCGGGCGCCGACGAGACGGTCAGCCTCCGCTCCCTCATCCCCCGCTGGATCGTGCCCGGGATGTGGCTCGGCCTGCTGGCGCTGCTCGGCCTCCTGCTGTGGCGGGTCCGTCGCCTCGGCCCCCTGTCGACCGAGCCGCTGCCGGTGGTCGTCCGGGCCGTGGAGACGGCGCGGAGCCGCGGGCGGATGTACCGACGCAGTGGCGACCGGGCCCACGCCGCCGGGGCCCTGCGGCGCGCCGCGCGCGCCGACGTCGCCGCGCGGCTCGGCCTCGACCGCCGCGCCAGCGCCGCCGAGGTGGTCGACGCGACCGCGCGGCACACCGGAGCGCCGCCCAGCCAGGTCGCGACCCTGCTCGACGACACGACCTACACGCCCGCGACCGACCAGGACCTGGTCGCGCTCGCCCAGGAGCTCGCCCGACTCAGGAGAGAGGTACGACGAGGATGA
- a CDS encoding DUF4129 domain-containing protein, with protein MTPLAALLAGSLEPPLDPSGDEARRMLRRELADPKYYDANILQRLMDWLGRLVDDTISGVSASGPLSTLLAIIVALALVAAIILIVSRARRTAQADRRPAAALTDEVITAAELRSRAEAALAAGDASAALVDAFRALAVRQVERERIEDVPQATAHELARALAVEFPAQAGAVHHGADLFDQTLYGERRATREQALELLALDDALAGRAARR; from the coding sequence ATGACGCCGCTCGCCGCCCTCCTCGCCGGGAGCCTCGAGCCGCCGCTGGACCCCAGCGGCGACGAGGCGCGCCGGATGCTGCGGCGCGAGCTGGCCGACCCCAAGTACTACGACGCCAACATCCTGCAGCGCCTGATGGACTGGCTCGGGCGGCTGGTCGACGACACGATCTCCGGCGTCTCCGCGTCGGGCCCGTTGTCGACCCTGCTGGCGATCATCGTGGCTCTCGCCCTGGTCGCGGCGATCATCCTGATCGTGTCGCGCGCCCGCCGGACGGCGCAGGCCGACCGACGCCCGGCGGCGGCGCTCACCGACGAGGTGATCACGGCCGCCGAGCTGCGCTCCCGGGCCGAGGCGGCGCTGGCGGCCGGGGACGCGTCCGCGGCCCTGGTCGACGCCTTCCGCGCGCTGGCGGTGCGGCAGGTCGAGCGGGAGCGGATCGAGGACGTGCCCCAGGCGACGGCCCACGAGCTCGCCCGGGCGCTCGCGGTGGAGTTCCCGGCGCAGGCAGGCGCGGTCCACCACGGCGCCGACCTCTTCGACCAGACCCTGTACGGCGAGCGACGGGCCACCCGCGAGCAGGCCCTCGAGCTGCTGGCCCTCGACGACGCCCTCGCCGGCCGGGCGGCGCGCCGATGA
- the rpsJ gene encoding 30S ribosomal protein S10: MAGQKIRIRLKAYDHEVIDTSARKIVDTVTRTGAKVAGPVPLPTEKNVFCVIRSPHKYKDSREHFEMRTHKRLIDIIDPTPKTVDSLMRLDLPAGVDIEIKL; this comes from the coding sequence ATGGCGGGACAGAAGATCCGCATCAGGCTCAAGGCCTATGACCACGAGGTGATCGACACCTCGGCGCGCAAGATCGTTGACACGGTCACCCGCACGGGTGCCAAGGTCGCTGGCCCGGTGCCGCTGCCGACGGAGAAGAACGTCTTCTGCGTCATCCGCTCGCCGCACAAGTACAAGGACTCGCGCGAGCACTTCGAGATGCGCACCCACAAGCGGCTCATCGACATCATCGACCCCACGCCGAAGACCGTCGACAGCCTCATGCGCCTCGACCTCCCGGCCGGTGTCGACATCGAGATCAAGCTCTGA
- the rplC gene encoding 50S ribosomal protein L3, whose amino-acid sequence MTIERNVKGLLGTKLGMTQLWDENNRVVPVTVVAAGTNVVTQVRQPEPDGYNAIQIGFGEIEGRKVNKPQAGHFAKAGTTPRRHVVEIRTADAAEYTVGQELPVDTFEAGQAIDVTGTSKGKGFAGVMKRHGFAGVSASHGAHRNHRKPGSIGACATPGRVFKGLRMAGRMGTDTVTTQNVTVHAVDVEKGLVLLKGAVPGPKGGLVVLRTAAKKG is encoded by the coding sequence ATGACTATTGAGCGCAACGTGAAGGGCCTGCTGGGCACCAAGCTCGGCATGACCCAGCTGTGGGACGAGAACAACCGCGTCGTCCCGGTGACCGTGGTCGCCGCTGGCACCAACGTCGTCACCCAGGTCCGCCAGCCCGAGCCGGACGGCTACAACGCCATCCAGATCGGCTTCGGCGAGATCGAGGGCCGCAAGGTCAACAAGCCGCAGGCGGGTCACTTCGCCAAGGCCGGTACGACCCCGCGCCGCCACGTGGTGGAGATCCGCACCGCCGACGCCGCCGAGTACACCGTCGGCCAGGAGCTGCCCGTCGACACGTTCGAGGCCGGCCAGGCCATCGACGTGACCGGCACCAGCAAGGGCAAGGGCTTCGCCGGTGTCATGAAGCGCCACGGCTTCGCCGGTGTGAGCGCCTCGCACGGTGCCCACCGCAACCACCGCAAGCCGGGCTCGATCGGCGCCTGCGCCACGCCGGGCCGCGTGTTCAAGGGCCTGCGCATGGCCGGCCGCATGGGCACGGACACCGTCACCACCCAGAACGTCACCGTCCACGCCGTCGACGTCGAGAAGGGCCTCGTCCTCCTCAAGGGCGCCGTCCCCGGCCCCAAGGGCGGCCTCGTCGTCCTGCGCACGGCCGCGAAGAAGGGCTGA
- the rplD gene encoding 50S ribosomal protein L4 encodes MAKTVSVEFPAAIFDVEVSVPLIHQVVVAQQAAARQGTHATKRRGEVRGGGKKPYKQKGTGRARQGSTRAPQFAGGGVVHGPQPRDYSQRTPKKMKAAALRGALTDRARNERIHVVEGLVAGDKPSTKAALASLFELTDRRKFLVVLERTDSLTWLSLRNATEVHIVAVDQLNTYDVLASDDVVFSKAAFDLFVAGGNAGAQEESN; translated from the coding sequence ATGGCCAAGACTGTTTCCGTTGAGTTCCCTGCCGCGATCTTCGACGTGGAGGTCAGCGTCCCGCTGATCCACCAGGTCGTCGTCGCCCAGCAGGCGGCCGCTCGCCAGGGCACGCACGCGACCAAGCGTCGCGGCGAGGTCCGCGGTGGCGGCAAGAAGCCCTACAAGCAGAAGGGCACCGGTCGCGCCCGCCAGGGCTCGACCCGCGCCCCGCAGTTCGCCGGCGGTGGCGTCGTCCACGGCCCGCAGCCGCGTGACTACTCGCAGCGCACGCCCAAGAAGATGAAGGCCGCCGCCCTGCGCGGTGCCCTCACCGACCGGGCCCGCAACGAGCGCATCCACGTCGTCGAGGGCCTCGTCGCCGGCGACAAGCCGTCCACCAAGGCCGCCCTCGCGTCGCTCTTCGAGCTGACCGACCGCCGCAAGTTCCTCGTGGTGCTCGAGCGGACCGACAGCCTCACCTGGCTGTCGCTGCGCAACGCCACCGAGGTGCACATCGTGGCCGTCGACCAGCTCAACACCTACGACGTCCTCGCGAGCGACGACGTGGTGTTCAGCAAGGCCGCGTTCGACCTGTTCGTCGCCGGTGGCAACGCTGGCGCCCAGGAGGAGAGCAACTGA
- the rplW gene encoding 50S ribosomal protein L23: MSTLHKDHRDILIAPVVSEKSYGLLDNNKYTFLVRPDANKTEIKIAVEKVFGVKVTSVNTLNRPGKVRRTRNGLGKRKDTKRAIVSLAEGHRIDIFGGQA, translated from the coding sequence ATGAGCACCCTGCACAAGGACCACCGCGACATCCTGATCGCGCCGGTCGTGTCGGAGAAGAGCTACGGGCTCCTCGACAACAACAAGTACACGTTCCTGGTGCGCCCCGACGCCAACAAGACCGAGATCAAGATCGCGGTCGAGAAGGTGTTCGGCGTCAAGGTCACCTCGGTCAACACCCTCAACCGCCCGGGCAAGGTCCGCCGTACCCGCAACGGTCTCGGCAAGCGCAAGGACACCAAGCGCGCGATCGTCAGCCTGGCCGAGGGTCACCGCATCGACATCTTCGGAGGTCAGGCCTGA
- the rplB gene encoding 50S ribosomal protein L2 yields the protein MAIRKFKPTTPGRRGSSVADFAEITRTTPEKSLTRPLPKKGGRNNQGRITTRHHGGGHKRAYRIIDFRRYDKDGVPAKVAHIEYDPNRTARIALLHYADGEKRYIVAPKDLVQGMRVESGVGADIKPGNNLPLRNIPVGTTIHCVELRPGGGAKLARSAGNSAQLVAREGSRATLRLPSGEMRYVDVRCRATVGEVGNAEQSNINWGKAGRMRWKGKRPTVRGVVMNPVDHPHGGGEGKTSGGRHPVSPWGKPEGRTRKRKASDSQIIRRRKSGKNKR from the coding sequence ATGGCTATCCGCAAGTTCAAGCCGACCACCCCGGGCCGTCGTGGCTCGTCGGTGGCCGACTTCGCCGAGATCACCCGGACCACGCCGGAGAAGTCGCTGACGCGCCCGCTGCCCAAGAAGGGCGGCCGCAACAACCAGGGCCGGATCACCACCCGGCACCACGGTGGCGGTCACAAGCGCGCCTACCGCATCATCGACTTCCGTCGCTACGACAAGGACGGCGTGCCGGCCAAGGTCGCCCACATCGAGTACGACCCCAACCGCACCGCGCGCATCGCGCTGCTGCACTACGCCGACGGCGAGAAGCGCTACATCGTGGCGCCGAAGGACCTCGTCCAGGGCATGCGGGTCGAGTCGGGCGTCGGCGCTGACATCAAGCCGGGCAACAACCTGCCGCTGCGCAACATCCCCGTCGGTACGACCATCCACTGCGTGGAGCTCCGCCCCGGTGGCGGCGCCAAGCTGGCCCGCTCGGCCGGCAACAGCGCGCAGCTGGTCGCCCGCGAGGGTTCGCGTGCCACGCTGCGTCTGCCCTCGGGCGAGATGCGCTACGTCGACGTGCGCTGCCGCGCCACCGTCGGCGAGGTGGGCAACGCCGAGCAGTCGAACATCAACTGGGGCAAGGCCGGCCGCATGCGCTGGAAGGGCAAGCGCCCGACCGTCCGCGGTGTCGTCATGAACCCGGTCGACCACCCGCACGGTGGTGGTGAGGGCAAGACGTCCGGTGGTCGCCACCCCGTCTCGCCGTGGGGCAAGCCCGAGGGCCGTACGCGCAAGCGCAAGGCCAGCGACTCCCAGATCATCCGACGCCGCAAGTCCGGCAAGAACAAGCGCTGA
- the rpsS gene encoding 30S ribosomal protein S19, whose translation MPRSLKKGPFVDGHLLKKVDAENDKGTHNVIKTWSRRSMIIPSMIGHTIAVHDGRKHVPVFISDSMVGHKLGEFAPTRTYRGHVKEDRKGRRR comes from the coding sequence ATGCCTCGCAGCCTGAAGAAGGGCCCCTTCGTCGACGGCCACCTTCTCAAGAAGGTGGACGCCGAGAACGACAAGGGCACCCACAACGTCATCAAGACCTGGTCGCGCCGGTCCATGATCATCCCCTCGATGATCGGCCACACGATCGCCGTCCACGACGGTCGCAAGCACGTCCCGGTCTTCATCTCCGACTCCATGGTCGGCCACAAGCTCGGTGAGTTCGCTCCGACGCGCACCTACCGCGGCCACGTGAAGGAAGACCGGAAGGGACGCCGTCGATGA
- the rplV gene encoding 50S ribosomal protein L22 — protein sequence MSTTERHRTSARRESLLGDEPGAFATARFVRITPMKARRVIDLVRGLPADEALTLLQFQPQAAAETVHKVLQSAVANASTTEGLATGDLVVSVARVDEGPTMKRWRPRAQGRATRINKRTSHITIAVQPADVVAKKGKK from the coding sequence ATGAGCACCACTGAGCGTCACCGCACCAGCGCGCGTCGCGAGTCGCTCCTGGGCGACGAGCCCGGCGCGTTCGCCACCGCCCGCTTCGTGCGGATCACCCCGATGAAGGCGCGCCGCGTCATCGACCTGGTCCGCGGCCTGCCCGCGGACGAGGCGCTGACCCTGCTGCAGTTCCAGCCGCAGGCCGCCGCCGAGACCGTGCACAAGGTGCTGCAGAGCGCCGTCGCCAACGCCTCCACCACCGAGGGCCTCGCCACCGGTGACCTGGTCGTGTCGGTCGCGCGAGTCGACGAGGGCCCGACGATGAAGCGTTGGCGTCCGCGTGCGCAGGGCCGGGCCACCCGGATCAACAAGCGCACCAGCCACATCACCATCGCGGTCCAGCCGGCCGATGTCGTCGCGAAGAAGGGCAAGAAGTAA
- the rpsC gene encoding 30S ribosomal protein S3, translating to MGQKINPNGFRLGISTDHKSRWYADKLYKSYVGEDVAIRKLLSKGMERAGIAKVEIERTRDRVRVDIHTARPGIVIGRRGAEADRIRGELEKLTGKQVQLNILEVKNPEIDAQLVAQGVAEQLSGRVQFRRAMRKAMQTSMRSGAKGIRIQCSGRLNGAEMSRTEFYREGRVPLHTLRADIDYGFYEARTTFGRIGVKVWIYKGEVAGTRAERQAQAAARAGVPGRGGRPSRGGDRPTRGSRGDRPNRSDRSSDAPAVESNPEATAVEPTTGTES from the coding sequence ATGGGTCAGAAGATCAACCCGAACGGCTTCCGCCTCGGCATCTCGACCGACCACAAGTCGCGTTGGTACGCCGACAAGCTGTACAAGTCCTACGTCGGCGAGGACGTCGCGATCCGCAAGCTGCTCAGCAAGGGCATGGAGCGGGCCGGCATCGCCAAGGTCGAGATCGAGCGCACCCGTGACCGGGTCCGCGTCGACATCCACACCGCGCGTCCGGGCATCGTCATCGGTCGCCGTGGCGCCGAGGCCGACCGGATCCGTGGCGAGCTCGAGAAGCTCACCGGCAAGCAGGTCCAGCTGAACATCCTCGAGGTCAAGAACCCCGAGATCGACGCGCAGCTGGTTGCCCAGGGTGTCGCCGAGCAGCTGTCGGGCCGCGTGCAGTTCCGCCGCGCGATGCGCAAGGCCATGCAGACCTCGATGCGTTCCGGTGCCAAGGGCATCCGGATCCAGTGCTCGGGCCGCCTCAACGGCGCCGAGATGTCGCGCACCGAGTTCTACCGCGAGGGCCGCGTCCCGCTGCACACGCTGCGTGCCGACATCGACTACGGCTTCTACGAGGCCCGCACCACCTTCGGCCGCATCGGCGTGAAGGTGTGGATCTACAAGGGCGAGGTCGCCGGCACCCGTGCCGAGCGCCAGGCCCAGGCTGCCGCCCGCGCCGGTGTCCCCGGTCGCGGTGGCCGCCCCAGCCGTGGTGGCGACCGTCCGACCCGTGGGTCGCGCGGCGACCGCCCGAACCGCTCGGACCGCAGCTCGGACGCTCCCGCCGTGGAGTCGAACCCCGAGGCCACCGCGGTGGAGCCGACCACCGGAACGGAGTCCTGA
- the rplP gene encoding 50S ribosomal protein L16, whose protein sequence is MLMPRRVKHRKQHHPKRRGAAKGGTSLAFGDFGIQAIEGAYVTNRQIESARIAMTRHIKRGGKVWINIYPDRPLTKKPAETRMGSGKGSPEWWVANVKPGRVMFELSGVPEDVAREAMRRAIHKLPMKARFITREAGEF, encoded by the coding sequence ATGTTGATGCCGCGTCGCGTCAAGCACCGCAAGCAGCACCACCCGAAGCGTCGGGGTGCGGCCAAGGGCGGTACGTCGCTGGCGTTCGGTGACTTCGGTATCCAGGCGATCGAGGGTGCCTACGTCACCAACCGCCAGATCGAGTCGGCCCGTATCGCCATGACCCGTCACATCAAGCGTGGCGGAAAGGTCTGGATCAACATCTACCCGGACCGTCCGCTCACCAAGAAGCCGGCTGAGACCCGCATGGGTTCCGGTAAGGGCTCGCCCGAGTGGTGGGTCGCCAACGTCAAGCCGGGCCGCGTCATGTTCGAGCTCTCGGGTGTGCCGGAGGACGTGGCCCGTGAGGCCATGCGCCGTGCGATCCACAAGCTGCCCATGAAGGCCCGATTCATCACGCGAGAGGCTGGTGAGTTCTGA
- the rpmC gene encoding 50S ribosomal protein L29: MANVIRAHELDELNDVDLEAKLREAKEELFNLRFQAATGQLESHGRLRTVKKDIARIYTVVRERELGIRTAPGTEEEN; encoded by the coding sequence ATGGCGAACGTCATCCGCGCCCACGAGCTGGACGAGCTCAACGACGTCGACCTCGAGGCCAAGCTGCGCGAGGCCAAGGAGGAGCTGTTCAACCTGCGGTTCCAGGCGGCCACCGGCCAGCTGGAGAGCCACGGCCGGCTCCGCACGGTCAAGAAGGACATCGCCCGGATCTACACCGTGGTGCGTGAGCGCGAGCTCGGCATCCGGACCGCTCCGGGAACGGAGGAGGAGAACTGA
- the rpsQ gene encoding 30S ribosomal protein S17 has product MTESTETQRNARKTREGLVVSDKMDKTVVVSVEDRVKHALYGKVMRRNTRLKAHDEQNDCGVGDRVLIMETRPLSATKRWRVVEILERAK; this is encoded by the coding sequence ATGACCGAGTCGACCGAGACCCAGCGCAACGCCCGCAAGACCCGTGAGGGTCTGGTGGTCAGCGACAAGATGGACAAGACCGTGGTCGTGTCCGTCGAGGACCGCGTCAAGCACGCTCTGTACGGCAAGGTCATGCGTCGCAACACGCGGCTCAAGGCCCACGACGAGCAGAACGACTGCGGCGTCGGCGACCGCGTCCTCATCATGGAGACCCGCCCGCTGTCGGCCACCAAGCGCTGGCGCGTGGTGGAGATCCTCGAGCGCGCCAAGTAA
- the rplN gene encoding 50S ribosomal protein L14, translating to MIQQESRLKVADNTGAKEILCIRVLGGSGRRYAGIGDVIVATVKDAIPGGNVKKGDVVKAVVVRTVKERRRPDGSYIRFDENAAVILKNDGEPRGTRIFGPVGRELREKKFMKIISLAPEVL from the coding sequence ATGATTCAGCAGGAGTCGCGACTCAAGGTCGCCGACAACACCGGTGCGAAGGAGATCCTTTGCATCCGCGTGCTCGGCGGCTCCGGTCGTCGCTACGCCGGTATCGGTGACGTCATCGTCGCCACCGTCAAGGACGCCATCCCCGGCGGCAACGTGAAGAAGGGCGACGTCGTCAAGGCGGTCGTCGTGCGCACCGTCAAGGAGCGCCGCCGTCCCGACGGTTCGTACATCCGCTTCGACGAGAACGCCGCGGTGATCCTCAAGAACGACGGCGAGCCGCGTGGCACGCGCATCTTCGGCCCCGTGGGCCGCGAGCTGCGCGAGAAGAAGTTCATGAAGATCATCTCGCTCGCCCCGGAGGTGCTGTGA
- the rplX gene encoding 50S ribosomal protein L24 — translation MAARKKSEQDRKRPNLHVKKGDTVKVIAGKDKGAEGKIIKVLREERRVIVEGVNRIKKHTKVVDQGGRSGNTGGIITTEAPIHVSNVMLVEGDGVTRVGHKRVEVTKRRPDGSEYSSTRSVRISRKTGKEI, via the coding sequence ATGGCTGCCCGCAAGAAGTCGGAGCAGGACCGCAAGCGTCCCAACCTCCACGTCAAGAAGGGCGACACCGTCAAGGTCATCGCCGGCAAGGACAAGGGTGCCGAGGGCAAGATCATCAAGGTTCTCCGTGAGGAGCGCCGGGTGATCGTCGAGGGTGTCAACCGGATCAAGAAGCACACCAAGGTCGTCGACCAGGGTGGCCGCTCCGGCAACACCGGCGGCATCATCACCACCGAGGCGCCGATCCACGTGTCCAACGTGATGCTGGTCGAGGGTGACGGCGTCACCCGCGTCGGCCACAAGCGGGTCGAGGTCACCAAGCGTCGTCCCGACGGCTCGGAGTACTCCTCGACGCGCAGCGTCCGCATCTCCCGCAAGACCGGGAAGGAAATCTGA
- the rplE gene encoding 50S ribosomal protein L5, with amino-acid sequence MTESTIEKVTPRLKTKYREEILPALKAEFEIANIMQVPGLTKIVVNMGVGEAARDSKLIEGAIRDLTAITGQKPAVTKARKSIAQFKLREGMPIGTHVTLRGDRMWEFLDRLLALALPRIRDFRGLSPKQFDGRGNYTFGLTEQVMFHEIDQDKVDRQRGMDITIVTTATNDEQGRALLKQLGFPFAER; translated from the coding sequence ATGACCGAGAGCACCATCGAGAAGGTCACGCCCCGGCTGAAGACCAAGTACCGCGAGGAGATCCTCCCGGCGCTCAAGGCCGAGTTCGAGATCGCCAACATCATGCAGGTGCCCGGCCTGACCAAGATCGTGGTCAACATGGGCGTCGGCGAGGCCGCGCGTGACTCGAAGCTGATCGAGGGCGCGATCCGCGACCTCACCGCGATCACCGGCCAGAAGCCGGCCGTCACCAAGGCCCGCAAGTCCATCGCGCAGTTCAAGCTGCGCGAGGGCATGCCGATCGGCACGCACGTGACGCTGCGCGGCGACCGGATGTGGGAGTTCCTGGACCGCCTGCTGGCCCTGGCCCTGCCGCGTATCCGCGACTTCCGTGGTCTGTCGCCGAAGCAGTTCGACGGCCGCGGCAACTACACGTTCGGTCTGACCGAGCAGGTCATGTTCCACGAGATCGACCAGGACAAGGTCGACCGCCAGCGGGGCATGGACATCACCATCGTCACCACGGCGACCAACGACGAGCAGGGGCGCGCGCTGCTGAAGCAGCTCGGCTTCCCGTTCGCTGAGCGCTGA
- a CDS encoding type Z 30S ribosomal protein S14 has product MAKTALKVKAARKPKFAVRGYTRCQRCGRPKAVYRKFGLCRICLREMAHRGELPGVTKSSW; this is encoded by the coding sequence ATGGCGAAGACTGCCCTCAAGGTCAAGGCCGCTCGCAAGCCGAAGTTCGCGGTTCGCGGCTACACCCGCTGCCAGCGGTGTGGCCGCCCCAAGGCCGTGTACCGCAAGTTCGGCCTGTGCCGTATCTGCCTGCGCGAGATGGCGCACCGTGGCGAGCTGCCCGGCGTCACCAAGTCGAGCTGGTAA
- the rpsH gene encoding 30S ribosomal protein S8, producing MTMTDPIADMLTRLRNANQAYHDAVTMPYSKLKEGVAEILKQEGYVTSYEVADNENGVGKLLTVTLKYGRNRERSIAGVRRISKPGLRVYAKHTGLPKVLGGLGVAIISTSQGLLTDRQANQKGVGGEVLAYVW from the coding sequence ATGACGATGACTGACCCGATCGCAGACATGCTCACGCGTCTGCGCAACGCCAACCAGGCGTACCACGACGCGGTGACCATGCCGTACAGCAAGCTCAAGGAGGGCGTTGCCGAGATCCTCAAGCAGGAGGGCTACGTCACCTCCTACGAGGTCGCGGACAACGAGAACGGCGTCGGCAAGCTGCTGACCGTCACCCTCAAGTACGGCCGCAACCGCGAGCGTTCCATCGCCGGCGTTCGCCGGATCAGCAAGCCCGGCCTCCGGGTCTACGCCAAGCACACGGGCCTGCCCAAGGTGCTCGGCGGCCTCGGCGTCGCGATCATCTCGACGAGCCAGGGTCTGCTGACCGACCGCCAGGCCAACCAGAAGGGCGTGGGTGGGGAAGTCCTCGCCTACGTCTGGTGA